A section of the Candidatus Latescibacterota bacterium genome encodes:
- a CDS encoding ATP-binding protein produces the protein MKIEVEDLFSFVEGNFDYLLVTDGNENIIHTSAFFRKGCFAGYKDKSDLNLEKVLTPFSLDTFRSAMREARDGIRGVAIFTPALGESSSLPMKTGCVKTDSGDIFLFFRNRLAGMSKVDGWEKEERIKELACIYEVAELIEVSASVKDFFSRFPDIMSSGMVFPEEAVIYSVFQGVKYGQKPEANYISAKLFVNHEEEGEIRIGYHDEKHELLPGEQKMLDEIARTLNLALERKQLKEILTMKKEESEEYSRRIDKLSNEIESRTSELEGQKSKLSVVNSYLDRVNKNWEESKGMLEAMFEAIPDEVVLIDKKHKVVMSNRDYIEPGAFCYKSYFHRDKACEDCRLERVLAEKTPVMLTMKHEDRFLQVHAIPVYNKDHEVDGILEFYRDVTLEKTMDQQLQQADKLASLGQLVSGIGHEINNPNQFIRGNIKIIKQALDDILPIIDEYHEAHPELKVARLDYDFFREHIMILVDDMSHGSERIKGIVEGLRTFVRKDDGLLVDKVEINTLIEAGTRLVHNQVHKKADIELELEPDLPTFRGNSQKVEQVLINLIVNASDAMPDAEKGIIKIRTKSGKEVIIIEVEDNGKGMNQNTVKQIFDPFFTTKRATGGTGLGLAIAYKIIEEHGGSIFVASKPGVGTKFTIRIPAGRGKSQK, from the coding sequence ATGAAGATCGAAGTTGAAGACCTGTTTTCCTTCGTCGAGGGGAATTTCGACTATCTTCTCGTCACAGATGGTAATGAGAATATAATCCATACAAGTGCGTTTTTCCGCAAGGGCTGTTTTGCGGGATATAAGGATAAATCCGACCTGAATCTCGAGAAAGTGCTTACTCCTTTTTCGCTCGATACATTCCGGTCGGCGATGAGAGAAGCCCGTGATGGGATCAGGGGGGTTGCTATCTTCACTCCCGCCCTCGGCGAGTCAAGCTCTCTGCCGATGAAGACCGGATGCGTGAAAACGGATTCCGGTGATATCTTCCTGTTTTTCAGGAACAGGCTTGCGGGGATGAGCAAAGTCGATGGATGGGAAAAAGAGGAGAGGATCAAGGAACTCGCCTGTATCTACGAAGTTGCTGAACTTATCGAAGTATCCGCATCTGTGAAGGATTTCTTTTCCAGGTTTCCCGATATAATGAGTTCCGGGATGGTATTTCCCGAAGAGGCTGTCATCTATTCTGTATTCCAGGGTGTAAAGTACGGGCAAAAGCCCGAAGCGAACTACATCTCGGCAAAACTTTTTGTCAACCATGAGGAAGAGGGCGAGATACGGATCGGCTATCATGATGAGAAGCATGAACTTCTTCCGGGTGAGCAGAAGATGCTGGACGAGATCGCTCGGACGCTCAACCTCGCTCTTGAGAGAAAGCAGCTGAAGGAAATCCTGACGATGAAAAAGGAAGAGAGTGAGGAATACTCAAGGAGAATCGATAAGCTCAGTAATGAGATCGAGTCACGGACTTCCGAACTTGAAGGACAGAAAAGCAAACTCAGCGTGGTGAATTCATACCTGGACAGAGTGAACAAGAATTGGGAAGAATCGAAGGGGATGCTTGAGGCGATGTTCGAGGCCATTCCCGACGAAGTTGTCCTGATAGACAAAAAGCATAAAGTCGTAATGTCGAACAGGGACTATATCGAGCCTGGAGCTTTTTGCTACAAAAGTTATTTTCACAGGGACAAGGCATGCGAGGACTGCAGGCTTGAGAGGGTCCTTGCGGAAAAGACGCCGGTCATGCTTACGATGAAACACGAGGACCGTTTTCTGCAGGTCCACGCTATTCCTGTTTACAACAAGGACCACGAAGTCGACGGGATCCTTGAGTTCTACAGGGATGTCACTCTTGAGAAGACTATGGACCAGCAGCTTCAGCAGGCCGACAAACTCGCTTCCCTTGGGCAGCTCGTCAGTGGTATCGGTCACGAGATCAACAACCCGAACCAGTTCATCCGTGGCAATATCAAGATCATCAAGCAGGCCCTCGATGATATCCTGCCGATCATTGACGAATACCATGAGGCTCATCCGGAGTTGAAAGTCGCGAGACTGGACTACGATTTCTTCCGTGAACACATTATGATCCTTGTAGACGACATGTCTCATGGCTCGGAGCGGATCAAGGGGATCGTCGAGGGGTTGAGGACTTTCGTCAGGAAGGACGATGGCCTTCTGGTCGACAAGGTCGAGATCAATACTCTTATCGAGGCAGGCACAAGGCTTGTGCATAATCAGGTACACAAGAAAGCGGATATCGAGCTTGAGCTCGAACCGGATCTGCCCACATTTAGAGGAAACTCGCAGAAGGTCGAACAGGTTCTGATAAATCTTATCGTCAACGCCAGTGACGCGATGCCTGATGCTGAAAAAGGAATCATCAAAATCAGGACCAAAAGCGGGAAAGAAGTGATTATCATCGAAGTCGAGGACAATGGCAAAGGGATGAACCAGAATACTGTCAAACAGATATTCGATCCGTTCTTTACGACCAAACGTGCCACGGGAGGGACCGGTCTTGGACTTGCGATAGCTTATAAGATCATAGAGGAGCACGGCGGCTCCATATTTGTTGCCAGTAAACCTGGTGTCGGAACGAAGTTCACTATCCGGATACCTGCCGGCAGGGGAAAGAGTCAGAAATGA
- a CDS encoding FAD-dependent oxidoreductase: MEKIKIRINGQEIEAFPGKTILEVVRENNLDDIPTLCHSDELEPYGSCFVCVVEVKGRWNLVPSCSTRIAEGMEVETNNERIRESRKTAFELLISNHYADCISPCMEGCPAGVDAQGYIALSAMGEYRKAVDLIRETNPLPAVCGRVCVRKCEVVCRRQDVDSPVGINAVKRFVTDAPGVYEGQPACEPSTGKTVGIIGAGPAGLTAAWFLGRNGHKPIIYEAMERSGGMLRYGIPEYRLTDETLDAEVEFICRAGAEINYNVRVGTDITIDELRGKHDALFLGAGAWTGKPMWVEGEKETEGVLTGADFLPDKTVTREPVSGTVVVVGGGNTAMDVARTAWRLGADKVIVLYRRTKDEMPADRMEIEDCLEEGIEIMELAAPIGIIAEEGRLKALRCQRMKLGEPDDSGRRRPVPLEGSEFDLPCNLAVPSIGQAPVLNGLTEIDGGKIELTKWDTFVIDNDTCVTNIEGVFAGGDAADDGPTVVIDAIRDGQRAARSIDAWLKGEEIPAKPFAVHKEFWSKPGKAELGDIKESPRHEIHQIDVEERRNSFQEVATGFEYEDNTHECDRCLSCGCVRFDDCDLRIYSEKYGVDMERYKGQVRKHKIDERHPYIIYDPNKCVLCARCVRTCARVLPIAALGLTGRGFKTEMRPAMNDPLVETNCVSCGNCVDSCPTAALTVKYPFPGRASLALEEVLTNCAFCSLACTVKVKKFGGDRYYLTSSGVPGKYLCRYGRFGHELFIKKDRIREAIVRSGSSRTPAAIGDACSGVVDGLKKIAEKYGAGSVGVFISPESTSEEMYLAGRIAREGIGTGNIGSLSILANGKESGCLDDSMGLTASTDDRSCLSRADLIICNNTALESDHLVLASEVIQAVKNGARLIVTNSTLDPADQLLSTLAMDPMRGRSAILWNGIIQRLIDDGYFSADIMASASGADEFLAGRDFPEAKVADQSGVDVSNIGKAAGIISMASHIVVIHSSDRPQDQAPGDLRTFANLVILLRAAGKKADILLPRLLSNSAGLEVSGADPVFAAGRTKDRGETEGAISRSELSKMLEAGDIKGALILGEDPMAWGRTGSWFQNAEFLAVMDWTETETTGMADIVLPGSTFLETEGTRCNFEGRVVNYFKAVEPPSGMTSVEVLREISEAFGIDVSDDISAELGSIVKKQLGDLAAFYWNMGEKRIKSGRVKLSVPEIGTRPSPIALPIVHSEKYRKEIREVGTERFRVRR; the protein is encoded by the coding sequence GTGGAAAAAATAAAAATCAGGATCAACGGACAGGAGATCGAGGCGTTTCCCGGAAAGACTATCCTTGAGGTAGTGAGGGAAAACAATCTGGACGACATTCCTACGCTCTGTCACTCCGATGAACTCGAGCCGTATGGTTCGTGTTTCGTCTGTGTCGTCGAAGTGAAGGGCAGATGGAATCTCGTTCCGTCCTGTTCGACGCGTATTGCCGAGGGAATGGAAGTAGAGACGAATAACGAGCGGATCAGGGAGTCGCGCAAAACTGCTTTTGAACTTCTGATCTCAAACCATTACGCGGATTGCATATCTCCCTGCATGGAGGGGTGTCCCGCGGGAGTCGACGCCCAGGGCTATATCGCGCTTTCAGCTATGGGAGAGTACAGGAAGGCAGTCGACCTGATCAGGGAGACCAACCCGCTTCCTGCGGTATGCGGCAGGGTTTGCGTCCGTAAATGTGAAGTAGTCTGCAGGCGTCAGGATGTTGATTCTCCTGTCGGTATCAATGCAGTTAAAAGATTTGTGACAGACGCTCCTGGTGTTTATGAGGGTCAGCCTGCCTGCGAGCCTTCCACCGGCAAGACGGTGGGGATCATCGGAGCGGGGCCGGCCGGTCTGACGGCGGCCTGGTTTCTGGGAAGAAATGGCCACAAACCGATTATATATGAGGCGATGGAACGCTCAGGAGGCATGCTCAGGTACGGTATTCCGGAGTACAGGCTTACCGACGAGACTCTTGACGCGGAAGTGGAATTCATTTGCAGGGCCGGTGCGGAGATCAATTACAATGTCCGGGTCGGTACAGATATAACGATAGACGAGCTTCGCGGGAAGCACGATGCTCTTTTCCTTGGAGCGGGTGCCTGGACAGGTAAGCCGATGTGGGTCGAGGGTGAGAAAGAGACAGAGGGTGTCCTGACCGGCGCCGATTTCCTTCCTGACAAAACTGTTACCCGTGAACCTGTAAGTGGTACGGTCGTAGTAGTAGGTGGCGGTAATACGGCGATGGACGTCGCAAGGACCGCCTGGAGGCTCGGAGCTGACAAGGTCATCGTCCTATATAGAAGGACGAAGGATGAGATGCCCGCCGACAGGATGGAAATAGAGGATTGTCTCGAGGAAGGCATCGAGATCATGGAGCTGGCCGCGCCGATCGGGATCATTGCCGAAGAAGGCAGGCTGAAGGCTCTTCGATGTCAACGGATGAAGCTTGGCGAGCCCGATGATTCAGGAAGAAGGCGGCCCGTGCCCCTGGAAGGTTCGGAATTCGACCTTCCCTGCAATCTCGCTGTTCCTTCCATCGGCCAGGCCCCCGTGCTGAACGGGCTTACAGAAATCGATGGTGGAAAGATCGAGCTAACGAAATGGGATACTTTTGTAATAGATAACGATACATGCGTAACGAATATAGAAGGAGTGTTCGCTGGTGGAGACGCGGCGGATGACGGCCCGACGGTGGTCATCGATGCTATAAGGGACGGACAGAGGGCCGCCCGCAGTATCGATGCCTGGTTGAAGGGCGAAGAAATACCTGCAAAGCCATTCGCTGTTCACAAGGAATTCTGGTCGAAGCCCGGCAAGGCCGAACTCGGCGACATAAAAGAAAGTCCACGCCACGAAATACACCAGATCGATGTCGAGGAGCGAAGGAACAGCTTCCAGGAAGTGGCCACCGGATTCGAGTACGAAGACAATACTCACGAATGCGATAGATGTCTCTCCTGCGGGTGCGTAAGGTTCGACGATTGTGATCTCAGGATCTATTCTGAGAAATACGGCGTCGATATGGAACGTTACAAGGGGCAAGTCAGAAAACACAAGATCGACGAAAGACACCCATACATCATCTATGATCCCAACAAGTGTGTGCTATGCGCGAGATGCGTAAGGACCTGTGCCAGAGTGCTTCCGATCGCGGCGCTGGGTCTGACGGGCAGGGGATTCAAGACCGAGATGCGCCCCGCGATGAACGACCCGCTGGTCGAGACAAACTGTGTGAGCTGCGGTAACTGCGTCGACTCATGTCCCACGGCGGCATTGACCGTTAAATATCCATTCCCCGGCAGGGCGAGCCTGGCGTTAGAAGAAGTACTGACCAACTGCGCGTTCTGTTCGCTGGCATGTACGGTGAAGGTGAAAAAGTTCGGTGGAGATCGATACTACCTGACTTCATCGGGAGTGCCCGGCAAGTATCTCTGCAGGTACGGACGATTCGGTCACGAGTTATTTATAAAGAAGGACAGGATCAGGGAAGCGATTGTACGTTCCGGCAGCTCCAGGACTCCGGCCGCCATCGGTGACGCCTGTTCGGGAGTAGTCGATGGGTTGAAGAAAATAGCAGAGAAGTATGGTGCCGGTAGCGTGGGAGTGTTTATCTCTCCCGAATCCACCAGCGAGGAGATGTATCTGGCCGGGAGGATAGCAAGGGAAGGTATCGGGACAGGCAACATCGGCTCATTGTCAATACTGGCCAACGGTAAGGAATCGGGTTGTCTGGACGATTCGATGGGCCTGACAGCATCGACAGACGATCGCAGCTGCCTGTCCAGGGCAGACCTGATAATCTGTAACAACACCGCCCTGGAATCGGACCATCTTGTTCTGGCTTCAGAAGTTATCCAGGCCGTCAAGAACGGAGCAAGGCTAATCGTGACGAATTCCACTCTGGATCCGGCCGATCAGCTGCTTTCGACGCTGGCGATGGATCCGATGAGGGGAAGGTCCGCGATTCTCTGGAACGGCATTATTCAGAGGTTGATCGATGATGGCTACTTCAGCGCTGATATCATGGCATCGGCCAGCGGTGCCGACGAATTTCTGGCCGGCAGGGATTTCCCCGAGGCGAAGGTCGCCGATCAGTCCGGAGTAGACGTTTCCAATATCGGAAAAGCTGCCGGGATCATAAGTATGGCTTCACATATCGTGGTGATTCACAGTTCCGACAGGCCCCAGGACCAGGCTCCTGGTGATCTGAGGACTTTCGCGAATCTTGTCATACTGCTTCGTGCGGCAGGAAAGAAAGCGGACATCCTTTTGCCGAGGCTCCTGTCTAACAGCGCGGGGCTTGAAGTGTCCGGTGCTGACCCTGTATTCGCGGCTGGAAGGACGAAAGATCGCGGTGAGACCGAAGGCGCGATTTCGAGAAGCGAACTTTCGAAGATGCTGGAAGCCGGAGATATCAAGGGCGCGCTTATCCTGGGTGAGGATCCGATGGCCTGGGGAAGGACCGGTTCATGGTTCCAGAACGCGGAATTCCTGGCCGTAATGGACTGGACCGAGACGGAAACAACCGGGATGGCCGATATTGTCCTGCCTGGATCTACTTTTCTGGAGACCGAAGGCACGAGATGCAATTTCGAAGGCAGAGTCGTCAACTATTTCAAGGCTGTCGAGCCTCCGTCAGGTATGACGAGCGTAGAGGTGTTGAGGGAGATCAGTGAGGCCTTCGGGATAGATGTCTCTGACGATATTTCCGCAGAGCTTGGCTCGATTGTGAAAAAACAGCTTGGGGACCTTGCTGCTTTCTACTGGAATATGGGCGAAAAGAGGATAAAATCGGGCAGGGTCAAGCTTTCGGTTCCCGAAATCGGGACGAGGCCATCACCCATTGCTCTTCCCATTGTACATAGCGAAAAGTACAGGAAAGAGATCAGGGAGGTCGGGACAGAAAGGTTCAGAGTGCGTCGCTAG
- a CDS encoding NADH-quinone oxidoreductase subunit NuoF: MKKVIVGMGTCGLSAGAQNTYDRLSELLSKNTGSFELSGTGCIGMCYREPLVEVREGDRRTIYGGVTPELAEEIFEKDVRDGKRLDEHIVYSLDGEGEPSGSEAEFLSAQTRIVLRNCGTIDPESIDEYEESGGYRGIRKALLEMTPEEIVEEVKESGLRGRGGAGFPTGLKWSFAASYDSDTKYVVCNADEGDPGAFMDRSVLEGDPHSVLEGMIICGRAIGASFGYIYCRAEYPMAIHRLDLAIVAAREKGYLGKNILGSGFDFDLKIKQGAGAFVCGEETALFASIEGQRGMPRIRPPFPAEKGLWKKPTNNNNVETFANIPWIIDQGAPAYAAYGTEKSRGTKVFALAGKVVHGGLAEVPMGTSIKDLVFKIGGGIKEGRKFKAVQMGGPSGGCIPDSLSDTPVDFESIPATGAIMGSGGMVVLDDTACMVEMARFFLEFTQAESCGKCTFCRIGTLRMLEVLTRITKGEGREGDIEKLTELGERIKEASLCGLGQSAPNPALSTIRFYRDEYEAHIKSQKCPAGGCDALVDFFIDAEKCTGCTLCAKNCPVDAISGEVKKLHVIDNSICVRCAKCVSSCNFDAVYKS, from the coding sequence ATGAAAAAAGTAATTGTCGGGATGGGAACATGCGGGCTTTCTGCCGGAGCGCAGAACACGTACGACCGTCTCAGCGAGCTATTGTCAAAAAATACCGGATCCTTCGAATTGTCCGGGACCGGTTGCATCGGCATGTGCTACAGGGAACCACTTGTGGAAGTCCGCGAAGGTGACAGGAGAACGATATACGGAGGAGTCACTCCCGAGTTGGCAGAGGAGATATTCGAAAAAGATGTCAGGGACGGAAAGCGATTGGACGAACACATAGTCTACTCGCTGGATGGTGAGGGTGAACCGTCCGGAAGCGAGGCGGAATTTCTCAGTGCGCAGACAAGGATCGTACTGAGGAACTGTGGCACGATCGATCCCGAATCGATAGATGAATACGAAGAGTCCGGCGGGTATCGCGGTATCAGGAAGGCCCTTCTGGAGATGACTCCCGAAGAGATCGTCGAGGAAGTCAAGGAGTCCGGCCTGCGAGGCAGGGGGGGGGCAGGTTTTCCGACCGGATTGAAGTGGTCGTTCGCCGCGTCTTATGATTCCGACACGAAATATGTGGTCTGTAATGCTGACGAAGGTGACCCTGGGGCATTCATGGACCGCTCGGTACTGGAGGGTGATCCTCATTCGGTACTGGAAGGAATGATTATCTGCGGACGGGCCATCGGGGCTTCGTTCGGTTACATATATTGCAGGGCCGAGTATCCCATGGCCATACACAGACTTGACCTGGCGATAGTCGCTGCCAGGGAAAAGGGATATCTCGGCAAGAATATCCTCGGGTCAGGCTTCGATTTCGATCTTAAGATCAAGCAGGGCGCAGGGGCTTTCGTCTGTGGTGAGGAGACCGCTCTGTTTGCTTCGATCGAAGGCCAGAGAGGCATGCCGCGGATCAGACCGCCTTTCCCGGCTGAAAAGGGACTTTGGAAGAAACCGACCAATAACAACAATGTCGAGACTTTCGCCAACATCCCCTGGATCATAGATCAGGGAGCTCCGGCATATGCCGCGTACGGTACGGAAAAGAGCAGGGGGACCAAGGTCTTCGCCCTGGCGGGCAAGGTCGTTCATGGCGGACTTGCCGAAGTCCCCATGGGTACTTCGATAAAAGATCTGGTCTTCAAGATCGGCGGCGGCATCAAAGAGGGAAGAAAGTTCAAGGCCGTGCAGATGGGTGGTCCGTCAGGAGGATGTATCCCCGATAGCCTGAGTGATACACCGGTCGATTTCGAGTCGATTCCCGCAACGGGGGCCATCATGGGTTCCGGCGGAATGGTAGTGCTTGACGACACTGCCTGTATGGTGGAGATGGCGAGGTTCTTTCTCGAATTCACACAGGCCGAATCCTGTGGAAAATGCACATTCTGCAGGATCGGAACATTGCGGATGCTCGAGGTCCTCACCAGGATCACAAAAGGCGAGGGCAGGGAAGGCGATATAGAGAAACTGACCGAACTGGGCGAACGGATCAAGGAAGCAAGCCTCTGTGGCCTGGGTCAGTCCGCACCGAACCCCGCTCTTTCGACGATCCGTTTCTACCGCGATGAATACGAGGCTCATATAAAATCTCAGAAATGTCCGGCCGGCGGATGCGACGCGCTGGTCGACTTCTTTATAGACGCTGAAAAATGTACCGGGTGTACGCTCTGCGCGAAGAATTGCCCGGTCGATGCTATCAGCGGCGAGGTCAAGAAACTGCATGTCATCGACAACTCGATCTGCGTGAGGTGCGCGAAATGTGTTTCGAGCTGTAACTTCGACGCCGTTTACAAGAGTTGA
- the nuoE gene encoding NADH-quinone oxidoreductase subunit NuoE: MAGREDTFSYRLWRYDGAPGELIPLLQSAQDHFGYVPRKAINYIAGVTGIPESEVYGVITFYSQFRLRPMGKHVIRACAGTACHVSGSKMIIETIEDELGIEVGGTTDDGLFTLNTVACIGCCSLAPVIMIDDETHGQLTPASLRKLLRAFRRRVKISGSKAACGDAAVAG; the protein is encoded by the coding sequence ATGGCAGGCAGAGAAGATACTTTCAGCTACCGCTTGTGGCGCTATGACGGGGCTCCGGGGGAATTGATCCCGTTGCTTCAGTCGGCGCAGGATCATTTCGGTTATGTACCTCGAAAAGCGATTAATTATATCGCAGGTGTCACCGGGATCCCTGAATCGGAAGTGTACGGCGTCATCACCTTTTACAGTCAGTTCAGGCTTCGACCTATGGGTAAACATGTCATCAGGGCCTGCGCTGGCACGGCCTGTCATGTCTCGGGTTCGAAGATGATCATAGAGACTATTGAAGACGAACTGGGTATAGAGGTCGGCGGCACGACGGATGACGGGTTGTTCACGCTGAACACGGTAGCCTGCATCGGCTGCTGTTCGCTGGCTCCGGTCATCATGATCGATGACGAGACACACGGCCAGCTTACGCCGGCATCTCTGAGAAAACTTCTCAGGGCATTCCGTAGAAGAGTGAAGATCTCCGGCAGTAAAGCCGCGTGCGGAGATGCTGCCGTGGCAGGTTGA
- a CDS encoding response regulator — MKGRVLIIDDEAEIRRNLTVGLTQEDYSVTACPDGISAIHELRNAREKGQAYEYLVTDIFMPDIDGLKILKVIKVQHPDLPVLVITGFGDESLKTTALSEHNTGYLDKPFEIPDLVEALEKLAPGSTGKAPESGEEEPVSRIKESVSAYLTIRIDDISRSMEIYNALYQMEGVQSCEAVRGDFDIIILAQAGSQDEIQTVFDRIAAMDDVEVLSMSRVERPKLDRDIDEFIEIYAKTVKSGTTSTVTQKRPGTMSYIIVDIDSEAIQQIFTTVFFIDDVVFCDVIDEGTKLVGMVTGHGAVGRMPRIMEKLSEIEGVLRVREATIIKLVED, encoded by the coding sequence TTGAAAGGTCGTGTACTGATAATCGATGATGAAGCTGAAATCCGCCGAAATCTTACCGTCGGTCTTACTCAGGAAGATTATAGTGTGACTGCGTGTCCTGATGGCATCTCAGCTATACACGAATTAAGGAATGCCAGGGAAAAGGGCCAGGCGTACGAGTATCTGGTAACCGATATTTTCATGCCTGATATAGACGGGCTGAAGATCCTGAAGGTGATCAAGGTCCAGCATCCAGATCTGCCTGTACTGGTCATCACCGGGTTCGGCGACGAATCTCTCAAAACGACAGCCCTGTCCGAGCATAATACCGGATATCTCGACAAACCTTTCGAGATACCGGATCTGGTCGAGGCGCTGGAGAAGCTGGCACCCGGATCGACAGGGAAGGCTCCCGAGTCCGGGGAGGAAGAACCTGTATCGAGGATCAAGGAGTCGGTCAGCGCATATCTGACGATCAGGATAGACGATATTTCCAGAAGTATGGAGATATACAATGCTCTCTACCAGATGGAAGGCGTGCAGAGCTGTGAGGCGGTCAGGGGTGATTTCGATATCATCATTCTCGCCCAGGCCGGTTCGCAGGACGAGATCCAGACTGTTTTCGACAGGATCGCGGCGATGGATGATGTAGAGGTCCTGTCCATGTCCCGGGTCGAGAGGCCGAAACTCGACCGTGACATCGACGAGTTCATAGAAATATACGCAAAGACTGTCAAGTCGGGCACGACGTCGACCGTCACGCAGAAGAGACCGGGAACGATGAGTTATATCATCGTAGATATAGACAGTGAAGCCATACAGCAGATCTTTACGACAGTCTTTTTTATCGACGACGTCGTATTCTGCGATGTCATCGATGAGGGCACCAAGCTTGTCGGGATGGTAACGGGGCACGGAGCAGTCGGCCGTATGCCCAGGATCATGGAAAAATTGAGTGAGATCGAAGGGGTCCTCAGAGTCCGTGAGGCGACGATCATAAAACTCGTAGAAGATTGA